From Nonlabens sp. Ci31, the proteins below share one genomic window:
- the folE gene encoding GTP cyclohydrolase I FolE produces MKIEDILENIEDNDHLSSNEQTPLRSDAFELSDADKIESIKRDVHHILETLGMDMTDDSLKGTPNRVAKMFVKEIFGGLRPDKKPRASTFENKYKYNEMLVEKDIVVYSTCEHHLLPIVGRAHVAYISNGNVVGLSKMNRIVDYYAKRPQVQERLNIQIVRELQKVMNTKDVACIIDAKHLCVNSRGIRDIESSTVTGEFGGKFKDPIVKREFLDYIQMKTKF; encoded by the coding sequence ATGAAAATTGAAGATATCTTAGAAAATATAGAAGATAACGATCACTTGTCTTCTAACGAGCAAACCCCTTTACGATCAGATGCATTTGAATTAAGCGATGCTGATAAAATCGAGTCTATTAAAAGAGACGTGCATCACATTCTAGAAACTCTAGGAATGGACATGACAGACGACAGTCTTAAAGGAACGCCTAATCGAGTGGCAAAAATGTTTGTCAAAGAGATTTTTGGCGGTTTGCGTCCCGATAAAAAACCTAGAGCCAGTACTTTTGAAAATAAGTACAAGTACAATGAAATGCTGGTAGAGAAAGACATCGTTGTTTACTCCACCTGTGAGCATCATTTGTTGCCTATAGTAGGCCGAGCGCACGTGGCTTATATTTCTAACGGTAACGTGGTGGGACTTTCAAAGATGAATCGCATCGTAGATTATTATGCAAAACGCCCTCAAGTTCAAGAACGTTTAAATATTCAGATCGTACGTGAATTACAAAAAGTGATGAATACAAAAGACGTGGCCTGTATCATTGATGCAAAACACTTATGCGTGAACAGTCGTGGTATCAGAGATATAGAGAGCAGCACGGTGACTGGAGAATTTGGCGGTAAATTTAAGGACCCAATTGTAAAAAGAGAATTTCTCGATTACATACAGATGAAGACTAAATTCTAG
- the cysS gene encoding cysteine--tRNA ligase codes for MARYQDNELNIYNSIKGEKEVFTSIVEGRIGMYVCGPTVYSNVHLGNCRTFISFDMIFRYLKHLGYKVRYVRNITDAGHLTDDTDEGEDKISKKARLEKIEPMEVVQKYTLDFHTVMSQFNAFPPSIEPTATGHIVEQIEIIKTILNNGYAYEKNGSIYFDVVKFNEDHHYGKLSGRNLEDMMANSRELAAQSDKANPADFALWKKASPQHIMRWPSPWGDGFPGWHLECTVMSSKYLGETFDIHGGGMDLKFPHHECEIAQGEAAHGHSPVNYWLHANMLTLNGQKMSKSTGNSILPVELFTGNNDFMQKAFAPSVVRFFMMQAHYRSILDFSNDAILAAEKGFNRLTEAMKVMEKLAVSKTSSIDLASWKAKCYAAMNDDFNTPILIAALFDAVKMIHSIHDGNATITAKDLEELQETMNGFFFDVLGLQNTKEEGSSSLNKGLDGAMKLIIDLRATARANKDWSTSDKIRDELIAAGIQLKDGADGTIYSVE; via the coding sequence ATGGCTAGATATCAAGATAATGAACTGAACATCTACAACTCTATAAAAGGAGAAAAGGAAGTTTTTACCTCTATTGTAGAGGGGCGTATAGGAATGTATGTGTGTGGACCTACCGTTTATAGTAATGTGCATTTAGGAAACTGCCGTACGTTTATCAGTTTTGACATGATATTTAGGTATCTAAAACATTTGGGATATAAAGTACGCTATGTACGTAATATTACAGATGCTGGACACCTTACTGACGACACTGATGAAGGAGAAGATAAAATTTCTAAAAAAGCCAGACTTGAAAAAATAGAGCCTATGGAAGTGGTGCAGAAATACACCCTGGATTTTCATACGGTCATGAGTCAGTTCAATGCATTTCCACCCAGTATTGAACCTACGGCTACTGGACATATTGTAGAGCAAATCGAGATCATAAAAACCATTTTAAATAATGGATATGCCTATGAAAAGAACGGCTCTATTTATTTTGATGTCGTAAAATTTAATGAAGATCATCACTACGGTAAACTGAGCGGTCGCAACCTAGAAGACATGATGGCCAATTCTCGGGAACTGGCTGCACAAAGTGATAAGGCAAATCCAGCCGACTTTGCGCTGTGGAAAAAAGCGAGCCCACAACACATCATGAGATGGCCTAGTCCTTGGGGTGATGGTTTTCCAGGATGGCACTTAGAATGTACCGTGATGAGTTCTAAATACCTAGGGGAGACTTTTGACATACACGGTGGTGGTATGGATCTTAAATTCCCACACCACGAGTGTGAAATTGCACAAGGAGAAGCAGCGCATGGTCACAGTCCAGTAAATTACTGGTTGCACGCAAATATGCTGACTTTAAACGGTCAGAAAATGTCTAAATCTACTGGAAACAGCATTCTGCCTGTAGAACTTTTTACAGGAAATAATGATTTTATGCAAAAGGCTTTTGCTCCTAGCGTGGTACGTTTCTTTATGATGCAGGCGCATTATCGATCAATTTTAGATTTTAGTAACGATGCCATTCTAGCTGCCGAAAAAGGTTTTAACCGACTTACCGAAGCTATGAAAGTAATGGAGAAACTAGCTGTTTCTAAAACCTCTTCTATTGACCTCGCTTCTTGGAAAGCAAAATGCTATGCTGCAATGAATGACGATTTCAATACGCCTATTCTTATTGCAGCGCTTTTTGATGCTGTAAAAATGATCCACTCTATACATGATGGAAACGCAACGATTACAGCAAAGGATCTTGAAGAACTTCAAGAAACGATGAATGGCTTTTTCTTTGATGTTTTGGGATTACAAAATACCAAAGAAGAAGGAAGCAGTTCCTTAAACAAAGGACTGGACGGCGCGATGAAACTTATTATTGATTTAAGAGCTACTGCCAGAGCTAATAAGGACTGGAGTACGAGCGATAAAATACGCGACGAGCTCATTGCTGCTGGAATCCAATTAAAGGATGGCGCTGATGGGACCATTTATAGTGTGGAGTAG
- the yidD gene encoding membrane protein insertion efficiency factor YidD, whose protein sequence is MKKILAYPFLLLIKVYQTVISPFTPASCRYSPTCSQYSKEALVKHGAFKGGWLALKRIFSCHPWGGKGYDPVP, encoded by the coding sequence ATGAAAAAAATACTAGCCTATCCGTTTTTGTTGTTGATCAAGGTTTATCAAACAGTGATATCCCCTTTTACACCTGCTAGTTGCCGCTACTCTCCTACTTGTTCTCAATATTCTAAAGAAGCTCTTGTTAAACACGGTGCTTTTAAAGGCGGCTGGTTGGCATTGAAACGTATTTTTAGCTGTCATCCTTGGGGTGGAAAAGGTTATGATCCCGTGCCGTGA
- a CDS encoding sodium:solute symporter: MTSTQILITIACYFAVLVAISFIVGRTSDSATFFRGNRSSPWFIVAFGMIGASLSGVTFISVPGAVEEGAMNYFQVVLGYIVGYLVIGTVLLPLYYRMNLTSIYSYLNDRYGSAAQYTGSSFFILSRVVGASFRLYLVAGVLQEFVFESMGVEFWQTVTLTVILIWLYTFKSGIKTIVWTDTLQTLFMLIAVGVSIYYISDSLNLNGIGEITGFISDSELSQIFFFDDWKSGQYFFKQFFAGAFIAIVMTGLDQDMMQKNLTCRSLGDAQKNMFWFTIVLTFVNLVFLGLGVLLTAFAKAEDLTATKDKLFAAIALDSNLGIGIGLVFILGLVAAAYSSADSALTSLTTSFSVDILRLEQNYEEKKQNWIRKLVHVGFSLLLIIVIVSFEYLIQDASVINKLFVFAGYTYGPLLGLFAFGILTKIKVQHHATPIIAIISPFIAFGISSAANYFFEFEFGFFVLLLNGFITFLGLLIASIFSHQD, translated from the coding sequence TTGACTTCCACCCAAATTCTCATTACCATAGCCTGTTATTTTGCTGTTCTTGTCGCTATATCCTTTATAGTGGGGCGTACGAGCGACAGCGCTACTTTTTTTAGAGGCAATCGTTCTTCCCCTTGGTTTATTGTGGCTTTTGGAATGATAGGCGCGTCTCTTAGTGGAGTGACTTTTATCTCCGTTCCTGGAGCGGTAGAAGAAGGTGCGATGAATTACTTTCAAGTGGTACTCGGTTATATAGTTGGCTATTTGGTGATAGGAACGGTACTTTTACCGCTCTATTACCGGATGAACCTCACTTCGATTTACTCCTACCTCAACGATAGATATGGCAGTGCAGCACAGTACACAGGCTCTAGTTTCTTTATTCTTTCTCGTGTGGTAGGTGCCAGTTTTAGACTGTATTTAGTGGCGGGAGTATTGCAAGAATTTGTCTTTGAAAGTATGGGTGTGGAGTTTTGGCAAACGGTAACACTTACTGTAATTCTTATCTGGTTGTACACTTTTAAATCGGGAATCAAAACTATCGTTTGGACAGATACCTTACAGACCTTATTTATGTTGATTGCCGTAGGAGTAAGTATATACTATATTTCTGACAGCTTAAATCTTAACGGTATTGGCGAGATTACTGGTTTTATATCCGATAGTGAGCTTTCCCAAATCTTCTTTTTTGACGACTGGAAAAGCGGTCAATATTTCTTTAAACAGTTTTTTGCCGGAGCCTTCATCGCCATTGTGATGACGGGGTTGGATCAAGATATGATGCAAAAAAACTTGACCTGTCGCAGTCTTGGTGATGCTCAAAAGAACATGTTTTGGTTTACGATTGTGCTGACCTTTGTGAATCTGGTATTCTTAGGATTGGGTGTTTTATTAACCGCTTTCGCGAAAGCGGAAGACTTAACAGCTACTAAAGACAAGTTGTTTGCCGCCATAGCACTAGACAGCAATCTGGGAATAGGAATTGGACTGGTGTTTATACTAGGACTCGTAGCAGCGGCCTATTCGAGTGCAGACAGTGCGCTTACTTCTTTAACCACTTCTTTCTCTGTAGATATTTTGCGATTAGAACAAAACTATGAAGAGAAGAAACAAAACTGGATCCGCAAGCTGGTTCATGTTGGATTTTCACTACTCTTAATTATAGTGATTGTAAGTTTTGAATATTTGATCCAAGACGCTAGTGTGATCAATAAACTGTTTGTATTTGCTGGATATACCTATGGACCTTTGCTGGGGTTGTTTGCTTTTGGGATTTTAACCAAAATAAAAGTACAGCATCATGCCACTCCTATCATCGCCATCATATCTCCATTTATAGCTTTCGGAATCAGCTCAGCAGCCAACTACTTTTTCGAATTCGAATTCGGCTTTTTTGTGCTGCTTCTCAATGGGTTCATCACCTTTTTAGGCTTGCTCATTGCATCCATTTTTAGCCATCAGGATTAG
- a CDS encoding CoA-binding protein, giving the protein MSKKTLVLGASLKEERYSNVAIYRLRKFNNDTVAIGMREGMVDDVKIYKELVPFQGVHTVTLYLNTKRQSAYYDYIISLHPERVIFNPGTENPEFYKLLKENNIKSEVACTLVLLGTNQY; this is encoded by the coding sequence ATGTCCAAAAAAACTTTAGTATTAGGAGCATCGCTCAAAGAAGAACGTTATTCTAACGTCGCTATTTATAGATTGCGCAAGTTCAATAACGATACGGTAGCTATAGGAATGCGAGAAGGAATGGTAGACGATGTAAAAATTTACAAAGAGCTGGTCCCATTTCAGGGAGTCCATACAGTGACTCTTTATTTGAATACTAAAAGACAGAGCGCGTATTACGATTACATCATAAGCCTCCATCCAGAACGGGTCATTTTTAATCCAGGAACAGAGAACCCAGAGTTTTATAAGCTTTTAAAGGAGAACAATATCAAAAGCGAAGTGGCTTGCACGCTAGTCTTGTTGGGTACGAATCAATATTGA
- a CDS encoding 3-oxoacyl-ACP synthase III family protein produces the protein MYTSRITGMGKYVPENVVTNDDLSKIMDTNDAWIQERTGIKERRHIKKGDGNSTAVMGVKAAEIALERANVSKDDIELIVFATLSPDYYFPGCGVQVQDLMGIHTCPALDVRNQCSGFIYALSVADQFIKTGMYKNVLVIGSENHSGGLDFTTRGRNVSVIFGDGAGAAVVSRSEKEGHGILSTHLHSEGKHALELSLKGPSTNHWVPQLIEENPQEDIPYYPYMNGQFVFKNAVVRFSEVIMEGLKTNGLEVSDIDMLVPHQANLRISQFIQRKFQLADDKVYNNIQKYGNTTAASIPIALCEAWEEGKIKEGDTIVLAAFGSGFTWGSAVIKW, from the coding sequence ATGTATACTTCTCGCATAACCGGAATGGGTAAATATGTTCCGGAGAACGTTGTGACTAATGACGACCTTTCTAAAATTATGGATACTAATGACGCCTGGATTCAGGAACGTACGGGTATCAAAGAACGTCGTCATATCAAAAAAGGTGATGGCAATTCTACTGCGGTTATGGGTGTTAAAGCTGCTGAAATTGCTCTAGAACGCGCTAATGTTTCCAAAGACGATATAGAATTAATTGTTTTTGCGACCCTATCACCAGATTATTATTTCCCTGGTTGTGGCGTGCAAGTGCAGGATTTAATGGGTATTCATACCTGTCCAGCACTGGATGTAAGAAATCAATGTAGTGGTTTTATCTACGCTCTTTCTGTTGCAGATCAGTTTATAAAAACGGGTATGTATAAAAATGTTTTGGTCATAGGATCAGAAAATCACAGTGGCGGACTTGACTTTACCACTCGTGGTAGAAATGTGTCAGTCATTTTTGGAGATGGAGCAGGAGCAGCGGTAGTTTCTAGATCTGAAAAAGAAGGTCACGGAATTCTCTCTACTCATTTACACAGTGAAGGAAAACACGCATTAGAATTGTCCTTAAAAGGCCCTTCAACCAACCACTGGGTTCCACAATTAATAGAGGAGAATCCACAAGAAGATATCCCTTATTATCCTTATATGAATGGACAGTTTGTGTTTAAGAATGCCGTCGTTCGTTTTTCTGAAGTCATCATGGAAGGTCTTAAAACCAATGGTCTTGAAGTAAGCGATATCGATATGCTTGTACCACACCAAGCCAATTTGCGTATCTCTCAATTTATTCAAAGAAAATTCCAATTGGCTGACGATAAGGTGTATAACAACATCCAGAAATACGGTAATACTACAGCAGCTTCTATTCCTATTGCGCTTTGTGAAGCATGGGAAGAAGGTAAAATTAAAGAAGGTGACACAATTGTTCTCGCCGCTTTTGGTAGTGGTTTTACTTGGGGTAGTGCTGTTATAAAGTGGTAA
- a CDS encoding alpha-ketoglutarate-dependent dioxygenase AlkB family protein, with amino-acid sequence MHNKLFPDPFPDIPDATVHYEAAFYAFAKAEHLKATLLEQTPWRQNKIQLFGKVHDEPRLTQLYGDPDIAYGYSGINFKALPWTETLKQIKADVEKAAGTTFNICLINQYRDGRDSNGWHADNEAELGKNPVIASISLGQERFFHLKHNTNKDWRFKFLLEHGSLLLMKDHTQHTYKHQIAKTKRAIDLRINLTFRKVV; translated from the coding sequence ATGCATAATAAGTTATTTCCAGATCCATTTCCAGATATCCCAGATGCTACGGTACATTATGAGGCTGCCTTTTACGCTTTCGCGAAAGCGGAACATCTAAAAGCCACATTACTAGAACAAACCCCGTGGAGACAAAATAAAATCCAGCTGTTTGGCAAGGTGCACGACGAGCCGAGGCTCACCCAATTATATGGAGATCCAGATATCGCATACGGCTACAGCGGTATTAATTTTAAAGCCTTACCATGGACAGAAACTTTAAAACAGATCAAAGCCGATGTCGAAAAAGCAGCAGGAACCACCTTTAACATTTGTCTGATCAATCAATACCGCGATGGACGAGACTCCAATGGCTGGCATGCCGATAATGAAGCCGAACTGGGTAAGAATCCTGTCATCGCTTCCATTAGTTTAGGACAAGAACGCTTCTTTCATTTAAAACACAACACTAATAAAGACTGGCGATTTAAGTTCTTACTAGAACATGGCAGCCTTCTTCTTATGAAAGATCATACACAACATACTTATAAACATCAAATCGCTAAAACAAAAAGAGCCATCGATTTGCGGATTAATTTGACTTTTAGAAAGGTGGTTTAA
- a CDS encoding TIGR03643 family protein: MAKAKDILKNLDERAIDRIVEMGWEDRTPFDAIEAQFGVTESQVIKIMRSEMKESSFRMWRARVQGRSTKHRAQRDPEMSRFKCTMQRSTGNKIAKR; encoded by the coding sequence ATGGCAAAAGCAAAAGACATTCTTAAAAATCTTGATGAACGCGCAATAGACCGCATCGTAGAAATGGGCTGGGAAGACCGCACCCCTTTTGACGCGATTGAGGCACAGTTTGGTGTTACAGAAAGTCAAGTCATCAAGATCATGCGCAGCGAGATGAAAGAAAGCAGTTTTAGAATGTGGAGAGCGCGCGTTCAAGGCCGCTCCACAAAGCATCGCGCACAAAGAGATCCTGAAATGAGTCGCTTTAAATGTACTATGCAACGCTCTACTGGGAACAAGATTGCTAAAAGGTAA
- a CDS encoding alpha/beta hydrolase, translating to MKKLLFLLLFLPLASIAQDAFSKKKAQQPAKDLTEVNINENIQGTLLTPDTVEKIPLVIILSDQGAMDRNGNERRTRSNSYQQLADSLLSKGIATYRYDKRILTQIKNRKPSDKTLFSDYVIDAKQSVLFFKDDSRFSKIFIAGHGQGSLVGMLAVDKDVDGFISLHGAAQSIDALIVQQIAKEIPGLDKVAAATFEKVKNSKEPIEAIERDLYTVIGPQIQAFMKSWMQYDPTDEIKKLQIPILIINGSKNRQVDPSEAALLKEAVPHAQLELIEDMNHVFKIVGEDEIVASKSYIDPNFPLSSQLVKLITDFVKS from the coding sequence ATGAAAAAGTTACTCTTCCTTTTATTGTTTTTACCTCTCGCAAGTATTGCCCAAGATGCTTTTTCTAAAAAGAAAGCACAGCAACCTGCTAAAGATCTTACTGAGGTAAACATCAATGAAAATATTCAGGGTACGCTACTCACCCCTGATACTGTTGAAAAAATACCACTTGTCATTATCTTGTCCGATCAAGGTGCGATGGACCGCAACGGTAACGAACGCAGAACTAGAAGTAATTCTTACCAGCAACTCGCCGACTCACTTCTTTCTAAAGGAATCGCGACTTATAGATACGACAAACGTATTTTAACGCAAATAAAAAATCGAAAACCTAGTGACAAAACACTTTTTAGTGATTACGTTATAGATGCAAAACAAAGCGTTTTATTCTTTAAAGATGACAGCCGATTTTCTAAAATTTTTATCGCTGGTCACGGGCAAGGTTCTTTAGTAGGAATGCTGGCTGTAGATAAAGATGTCGATGGTTTTATATCACTCCACGGAGCTGCACAATCCATAGATGCATTAATCGTACAACAAATTGCAAAAGAAATCCCTGGACTGGATAAAGTAGCTGCGGCAACTTTTGAAAAAGTAAAAAACTCTAAAGAGCCTATTGAGGCTATTGAGCGAGATTTATACACTGTCATAGGTCCACAAATCCAAGCTTTTATGAAATCATGGATGCAATACGATCCTACTGATGAAATTAAAAAACTACAAATTCCTATTTTGATTATCAATGGCTCAAAAAACAGACAAGTAGATCCCTCTGAAGCAGCTTTATTGAAAGAAGCCGTTCCTCATGCTCAACTAGAGCTCATAGAGGATATGAATCACGTTTTTAAAATAGTGGGAGAAGATGAAATTGTGGCTTCAAAAAGCTATATAGATCCTAATTTTCCTTTGAGCAGTCAGTTAGTAAAGCTGATAACTGATTTTGTAAAGAGCTGA
- a CDS encoding DUF819 domain-containing protein, which translates to MIFQDAVETVKDTTPFITQDTVVFGLLMISLAAVFYTSSQKEGFWSVFYKFIPALLMCYLIPSILSSTGLISPDWTTVTEDGTVTKSSSSLYFMASRYLLPAALVLMTLSIDLKAVFNLGPKALIMFLTGSVGIIIGGPIAILVIGTISPETVGGEDYSAVWRGLSTIAGSWIGGGANQTAMLEVYQFDPSKYGGMLLVDIVVANLWMALLLLGIGSSAKFDKWFGADSSSIEKLKKTVSEYSESVKREATFTDMLVMLGIGFGAVGVAHFGADFISASLDGHKAIAGNIYLSFLTSQFFWLISIATVLGIICSFTPLKKYEGTGASRIGSIFIYILVATIGMKMDLRQVVDNPWLLGVGLVWMAIHAGLLILVAKLIKAPYFFLAVGSQANVGGAASAPVVAAEFHPSLTTVGVLLAVFGYVVGTIGAIACTLLMQLAATS; encoded by the coding sequence ATGATTTTTCAAGATGCAGTAGAAACAGTAAAAGACACCACGCCCTTTATCACTCAGGATACGGTAGTTTTTGGTTTACTAATGATTTCGTTAGCTGCAGTTTTTTATACATCATCTCAAAAGGAAGGATTCTGGTCTGTGTTTTATAAGTTCATTCCCGCACTTTTAATGTGCTATTTGATTCCGTCTATTTTAAGCTCTACAGGCTTAATTTCTCCTGACTGGACTACCGTAACTGAAGATGGTACCGTTACTAAATCAAGTTCCTCCTTATACTTTATGGCTTCTCGATATTTGTTGCCAGCCGCGCTGGTACTCATGACACTCTCTATTGATTTAAAAGCGGTTTTTAATCTTGGTCCCAAAGCCTTGATCATGTTTTTAACTGGTTCTGTAGGAATTATTATAGGTGGTCCTATAGCTATTTTAGTTATAGGAACTATTTCTCCAGAGACCGTAGGTGGTGAAGATTACAGTGCGGTTTGGCGAGGACTTTCTACCATAGCTGGGAGCTGGATAGGTGGCGGTGCAAATCAGACTGCCATGCTAGAAGTATACCAATTTGATCCATCCAAATACGGAGGAATGTTACTGGTTGACATAGTCGTTGCTAACTTATGGATGGCCCTATTACTTCTAGGAATAGGATCGAGCGCAAAATTTGACAAATGGTTTGGTGCAGATTCAAGTTCTATCGAAAAGCTTAAAAAGACGGTCTCTGAATATTCAGAAAGCGTCAAAAGAGAAGCTACTTTTACAGATATGCTGGTGATGCTAGGTATTGGTTTTGGAGCTGTAGGAGTCGCTCATTTTGGAGCTGATTTTATTTCGGCATCATTAGATGGACATAAGGCTATTGCAGGTAATATTTATTTAAGTTTCTTGACCAGTCAGTTCTTTTGGCTTATTTCTATAGCTACCGTTTTAGGGATTATATGCTCCTTTACACCTTTGAAAAAATATGAGGGGACTGGTGCCAGCCGTATAGGTAGTATTTTTATCTATATTTTAGTCGCGACCATAGGAATGAAGATGGACCTCAGGCAAGTAGTAGATAACCCGTGGTTATTAGGGGTTGGTTTGGTATGGATGGCTATTCATGCGGGACTTTTAATACTAGTAGCAAAATTGATCAAAGCACCTTATTTTTTCCTTGCTGTGGGAAGTCAGGCTAACGTAGGTGGAGCAGCGAGTGCCCCTGTGGTAGCAGCAGAGTTCCATCCGTCTTTAACAACTGTAGGAGTTTTACTGGCTGTTTTTGGCTATGTAGTCGGCACTATAGGTGCCATTGCATGCACCCTTTTAATGCAACTAGCAGCCACTTCCTAG
- a CDS encoding DUF4369 domain-containing protein: MKKVLFLLIGLTFIIACSNSNSNNFSVSGTVDGIKVGKIYLQRLQDSVLIDVDSAMFNGNSDYTLMTRLDQTEIMYLHLDVKDGTEFNDRVLFFAEDTTMTINSSWDKFEKDAVISGSKNQDIYTVYKKNSNRLNKVYTDLVKRSMSLTDETRTVAISDSINTAYDKYLRKKVLYAINYAQLHKEKEVAPYILISEASEANPILLDSVYQKMPKKIQTTVYGKQLSELIKSYKSNL, encoded by the coding sequence ATGAAAAAAGTGCTTTTCCTTCTTATAGGCCTCACATTTATTATCGCTTGTAGCAATTCTAATTCCAATAATTTCTCTGTCTCTGGAACAGTCGACGGGATAAAGGTTGGTAAAATTTACTTACAGCGGCTACAAGATTCTGTTTTAATAGATGTAGATTCTGCCATGTTTAATGGAAACTCTGATTATACCTTAATGACCAGACTAGATCAAACAGAAATCATGTACTTGCATCTAGATGTTAAAGATGGTACTGAGTTTAATGACCGAGTATTATTCTTTGCAGAAGACACCACTATGACCATTAATTCTTCTTGGGATAAATTTGAAAAAGACGCAGTTATTAGTGGCTCTAAAAATCAAGATATTTATACCGTTTATAAGAAGAATAGTAATAGGCTTAATAAAGTGTACACGGACTTGGTAAAAAGAAGCATGTCTCTTACTGATGAGACACGAACAGTTGCAATATCTGATTCTATCAATACTGCTTATGACAAGTATTTAAGGAAAAAAGTATTGTATGCTATTAACTATGCACAATTACATAAAGAAAAGGAAGTGGCTCCTTATATATTAATTAGTGAAGCTAGCGAGGCTAATCCTATTTTATTAGATAGTGTCTATCAAAAAATGCCAAAAAAAATTCAGACAACTGTTTATGGAAAACAACTGTCTGAATTAATTAAAAGTTATAAGAGTAACTTATAG
- a CDS encoding 6-pyruvoyl trahydropterin synthase family protein, protein MRLTAYRKAHFNAAHRLHRKDWSDEKNAQIFGLCNNPYFHGHNYDLEVGVTGEVDPETGYLIDLKILKDIIKEEVENAFDHKNLNEQVPEFANLNPTAENIAFVIYNKIKAKLDPKYDLEIKLFETERNFVLYKGE, encoded by the coding sequence ATGAGACTAACCGCATATAGAAAGGCCCATTTTAATGCCGCTCACCGTTTACACCGCAAGGACTGGAGTGATGAGAAAAACGCACAAATTTTCGGTTTGTGTAACAACCCTTATTTTCATGGTCATAATTATGATCTAGAAGTAGGCGTTACTGGAGAAGTAGATCCTGAGACGGGTTATTTGATTGATCTTAAAATCCTTAAAGACATCATCAAAGAAGAGGTAGAAAATGCCTTTGATCATAAGAACTTGAATGAACAAGTTCCAGAATTTGCTAACCTAAATCCCACGGCAGAAAACATAGCTTTTGTTATTTATAATAAGATTAAAGCAAAATTGGATCCCAAATACGATCTAGAGATCAAACTTTTTGAGACAGAACGCAATTTTGTTCTATACAAAGGGGAATAG
- the idi gene encoding isopentenyl-diphosphate Delta-isomerase: MIEQVILVNENDEQVGLMEKIEAHEKALLHRAFSVFVVNDKNEIMLQQRALGKYHSPGLWTNTCCSHQRDGETNIAAGKRRLMEEMGFVTELKELFHFIYIAPFDNGLTEHEFDHVMIGHFNGAPQINPEEVASYKWMTAQDIKEDMIQQPEIYTEWFKIIFEKFYTHIS, encoded by the coding sequence ATTATCGAACAAGTAATCTTAGTAAATGAGAACGATGAGCAAGTCGGTCTTATGGAAAAAATTGAAGCTCACGAAAAGGCATTATTGCACCGGGCGTTTTCTGTTTTTGTAGTAAACGACAAAAATGAAATTATGCTACAGCAGCGAGCCTTGGGAAAATATCATTCCCCTGGTTTATGGACCAATACTTGTTGCAGTCATCAACGAGATGGAGAAACTAACATCGCAGCAGGAAAGCGCAGACTCATGGAAGAAATGGGATTTGTAACCGAGCTTAAAGAACTATTCCATTTCATTTATATAGCTCCTTTCGATAATGGACTTACAGAGCATGAATTTGATCATGTGATGATAGGTCATTTCAACGGCGCTCCGCAAATCAACCCAGAAGAAGTTGCTTCTTATAAATGGATGACCGCTCAAGATATCAAAGAAGATATGATACAGCAACCAGAAATTTATACGGAGTGGTTCAAAATTATTTTTGAAAAATTTTATACCCATATATCATGA